In the Helicobacter cetorum MIT 99-5656 genome, TAGCCCCTTAATCAAGCAAAAAATCAGTGAAGATGATTTGAGTTTTTTAAGCCTTTTAATGAACGCCTTATTATTTGAATGTATAAACAAGGACAAAAAAGCCTATCTTTTATGCGAACGCTTGTTTAAAGAGCTTTTTCATCTCTTTTGCGATGATTTCTTACAAAATTTACAAACGCACCCAAAGAGTGTTTGTTATCTTAATTTTGCTAGTATTTTGAGAACCTTTATAAAACATGAAAGATTGTTTTTTAATCTTAATTGAAAGGAAAAATATGCAAAGACGCAACGCACTCAAAAAAGCTCTGCTTGCTTTAGGTGGCATTGCCTTAGCAAGTGAGAGTTTAAAAGCCACTATGCCTAGCAAAAAATTCACCAACACACAAAGTGATAGCAGTGGTGTAGTTATCGGTAAGAGCAATAAAAAAGAAATTCTTTATCATAAAACCCAAGCGTGGGAAGATTTTTATAAAACCGTTTGGTAATCTTAAAGAAAGGAAATAGCATGGAACAAAAGCCTTTGAGTAGACGCTCTTTTTTAAAAATGGGCGCTATAGGAGCTGGTGCGAGCGTAAGCCTTGCATTTGGAGAAAATCAGGTCAAAAAAACGGACAAGATAATAGACCCAAATGCCGGAGTTAAGAGAGTAAAGACTATTTGTAGTATTTGCTCTGCAGGATGTGGGATTATTGCTGAGGTTAAAGATGGGGTTTGGATTAGACAAGATGTCGCCCAAGACCACCCTATTAGTGCAGGAAGTCATTGCTGTAAGGGGGTAGACCAGATTGACTTAGTCAAATCTAAAATGCGTCTTAAATACCCTTTGAAAAAGGAAAATGGCGAATGGAAGCGCATTAGCTACGAGCAGGCTATTAATGAAATTAGTGAAAAAATGCTAAAAATGAGACAAGAGCATGGTCCAGATAGCATGATGTTTTTAGGGAGTGCAAAAATGAACTCTCAGCAAGCTTACTATTGGAGAAAATTTGCAGCCTTTTATGGGACTAATAATATTGACCATGTAGCAAGGATTTGACACAGCACAACAGTCGCCGGTGTGGCGAATACTTGGGGGTATGGTGCGATGACAAATCACTTTGGAGATATTGTAGGGCATTCTAAAGCTATTTTAATGGTGGGCTTAAACTCTGCGGTGAGTAATCCTATTGGCTTTAAACATATTTTACAAGCTAAGGATAGAAACAACGCTAAGCTCATTGTGATAGACCCAGTTTTTACAAAGTCTGCAGCTAAGGCGGATATTTTCGTGCGTATTCGTTCAGGCACAGATATTGCCTTTGTTTATGGCATGTTACATTTAATCTTTAAAAATGGTTGGGAAGATAAAGAGACTATTAGAACTCGTGCCTATGGCATAGATGAGATTAAAAAAGAGGCTATGCACTACACCCCAGAAGTGGTAGAAGATATTACAGGCGTGAAAAAAGAGTTGCTTTATCAAGTAACCGAGCTTTTTGCTAAAACTAAGCCCGCTACGCTTTTATGGGCGTTAGGGATTACCCAACATAGCGTAGGTAGCTCTAACACACGCATTTTGTCTATTTTACAGCTTATTTTAGGCAACATGGGCAAAAAAGGCGGGGGCTGTAATATTGTAAGAGGGCATGATAATGTGCAAGGCTCAACGGATATGTGCTGTGTGGCTGATAGCTTACCGGCATATTATGGCTTAGGCGAGGCGAGCTGGAAATATTTTGCAAAATGCTGGGGCGTGAGCTATGAATATTTACAAAAACGCTTTTTTTCGCCTGAGTGGATGCATAAAAAAGGCTTTTCGCTTTCTATGTGGTATGAGGGCGTTTTACAAGAGACTAAGACCTATTCAAGTGCGCCTATTAAGGGCTTATGGGTTCAAGGTAATGGCGTAACTAGCCTAGCGCATAACACCGATATGGCAAGAGCGATTGAAAAATTAGATTTAATGGTGATTGCTGAACCTTTTTTAAATGAGGCGGCAATTTTGAGCGATAAAAAAGACAATATCTATGTCCTACCCATAGCCACTCAGTTTGAAAATGAGGGTATTGTGGTAGCGACTAATAGAGCGGCTCAGTGGCGTTCTCAAGTAGTCAAGCCTTTATATGAGTGTAAGCAAGACCATGAATTGATGTTTTTAATGGCAAAAAAGTTTGGCTTTTATGAAGAGTTTACTAAGGCTTTAATGTGTGATTTTGATAGTAATGGCGAGCTAGTCAAAACTAGAGATGCCTTTGATTTTGCTACAGATGCGTGTAAGGAAATGGCACGAACGCTTAAAGTGATTGGCTTAGGGGGCTGGACGCCAGAGAGATTAAAAGCCCAACAAGAAAATTGGCATATGTTTGATTACATTAGCCTAGAGGGTAAGGGGGCTATGAAAGGGCAATTCTATGGCTTGCCATGGCCAGCTTGGACGCCTAAGCACTCTGGAACGCCTATTTTATACGATGTTTCTGTGCCTACAAGTGCTGGGGGCATGGGCTTTAGAAACCGCTTTGGACTTGAGCATAATAGGCATGATTTATTAGCGGATAAAAGCGTGAGTGTCAAAGGCTCTCATATTAAAGGGGGCTATCCAGAACTTACTAAAGCAAATATTGAAAAAGTGCTAGGCATTAAACTAAATGAGCATGAGAAAAAAATCATGGGCGATAACTGGAAAGTAGATACAAGTGGTCTCATTCAAAAATACGCTGATGAAAAAGGCGTGTGCGTCTATGGCAATGCAAGAGCGAGAATGATTGTGTGGGATTTTAACGACCAAATTCCTAAGCACAGAGAGCCTTTACACTCTCCACGCCCAGATTTAGTCAAAAAATACCCCACATTCAAAGACCAAACGAATAATTTTAGGGTAGATGTGCGTTATATTAGCGAGCAAGAAAAACAAGTTTGGGCGAAAGATTTTCCTATTATCATTGCTAGTATGCGTTTGGTTAATTTAAGTGGGGCGGGCATGTTAGAGAGAACGAGCAAGTATCTTTCGCATATTACGCCTGAAATGTTTTGTCATATCCATCCGGATTTAGCCCTAAATCATGGCATTAAAGATGGCGATATGATGTGGGTGCATTCCCCACAAGGCACTAAGATTAAAGTGAAAGCCATTCATAGCTATTCAGTAACCGCTGATAGGATTTGCATGCCTTATAGCTTTGCAGGAATTTTACAAGGCGTGGATTTATCTCATCGCTACCCTAAAGGCACTAAGCCTTATACTATCGGTGAAAGCTCAAACACCATTACCAACTATGGCTTTGACCCGGTTACGCAAATTCCGGAATTTAATGCCGGATTATGCAGAATTGAAAAAGCTTAAAAGGAAGAATTATGGCAAATCTTGTGTATAAAGACGCTCCTAAAACTGAGCCTATACCAAATCGCATGAAATTTTATTGCGATGATAATCGTTGTATTAGTTGCTATGCGTGTAGCGTGGCTTGTAGCCATTCTAATGAATTAGAAGTGGGGCTAAATCGCCGTAAAGTCGTAACGCTTTATGAAGGCATTGAAGGCAAGGAAAAGTCCATTTCTATTGCATGCCAGCATTGCACGGACGCCCCTTGTGCTCAAGTGTGTCCGGTAGATTGCTTTTATATTAGAGAAGATGGCATTGTGTTACATAATAAAGAAACTTGCATAGGCTGTGGGTATTGCCTGTATGCATGCCCTTTTGGCGCGCCACAATTCCCACGAGATGGGGCTTTTAGCGTTAGGGGGGTTATGGATAAATGCACCATGTGTGCGGGAGGCCCCGCAGAAACTAATTCAGAAAAAGAAATGAAACTTTATGGGGTCAATCGCATTGCAAATGGGCAAGTGCCTATGTGTGCGGCCACTTGTGCGACTAATGCCCTATTAGTTGGTGATGCAAATAGCGTGGCAGAAGTCTATAGAAGAAGAGTGATGAGTAAATATGCTAACGCACAAGATTTTAAAACTAAGCTTAAACACCAACTTGAAGATGCGAGTTCGTCCAAACGCCCCTAAAACCACCAAAAAGGATTAGCATGAAAAAGATTAAAAGCGCTCTTTTATTTTTAGGGGGGTTATGCCCCTTTTTAAGCGCTACGCCCCTAGATACAGAAAGGGTTTTAGGTATTTTAAACTACGGACAAACCCACACCAAACAATTAGGCGCAATATGGACTCTTTTACAAGGGCAATATTTTATTTGGTTGTATGTAGCGGTGTTTTTTGGCGTGATTTTAGGCTTTGTGGCGCATTATTTAGCTATTGGAGCAAAAACTTTTAATCATAGCGCAACAAAAATCACTTTTTTTAATCTTTTTAATCGCATTATCCACTGGGTTAGTGCTGTGGGCTTTATTTTATTAGTGCCAACCGGACTGATTATGATTTGGGGCGATTTTTTTGGTGGTGGGGCGTTTGTTAGGGCGTGTAGAATCTTACACTCTATTGGGTGTGTGATTTTTACCATAGCGGTGTTGCCTATGTTTTTAATGTGGGTTAAAGACATGTTTTTTAAAGTAGCGGATTTACAATGGCTACTCATTATGGGGGGCTATCTCTCTAAAGAAAAAAGAGAAGTGCCGGCTTATAAATTTAATGCCGGACAAAAAATGTGGTTTTGGGTAGCGACTCTAGGGGGCTTAGTAATGATTGTTAGTGGAGCGATTTTGTATTTTAATAACCTTAATTTGAATTTTCTAGCTTCTAGCTTAGGTGTGTATCAAATTTCACTCTTAAGATTAGTTGCCCTTATTCATAATCTCTTAGGCTTAGTGGTTGTGGGGCTATTTATCACGCATTTATACATGTCTATTTTTGCCATTAAAGGCTCTTTACATTCTATGATAAATGGTAAAAAAGAAGTGGAAGAAGTTAAAATTTTGCATAGTTTGTATTATAAAGAAAGGGTTCAAAAATAACCCCTGATTAATCATGCATAACATCATAAACCACACTAATACCATTTTTTAAGATATTAGGGTTTCTCGCATCAGTGATTTGAATAAAACGCACCCCATCAAGCAAATTAAGAGCGATTTCTTGCTGTTGGTGCTTTTCAGAAATAATTTGAATGATTTTTAAATGGCTGTCATAAAAAACAATTTTTGGTTTCCATAAAGGGTTGTTAGAGCTAACTTGTAAATATGCATTTTGATTGACACTAAACCAATACTTCCCACTCGCTTCCTTAAGCTCCATAGGCTCACTACTCAAAACCAAGGCTCTAGCATTAGGAAGCTTAATCTCTTGTAAATTAAAGTCGTATTCCCATTCTTTCAGAGACACTCGTCTAATATCCACAAAATTAAATCCATGCTTACTCATAGTCTCTATTAAAATATTCGGGTCTAGGACATATTCAGTTTTAAGCTCATATGAAAAGGTGTTAGTGCCCAAATCACTTTGCATCTTAATCGGCAAAACATACGAATACCCCATCATGCTCAAAGAATCATTAATGCTTTTAGCAAACACTAAGGGGTTGCTTTGAGCTTTGAAAGTAACTTTTAGCACACTTGGCTTGTCAAAATTAAAAGATAAAAGCCCATTTTCTTTCAAAGTATTCAGTAGTTTGAGCGAATTTAAACGCCCTGATTGATAAAAAGCACTGCGATTTTTAAACAAGCGCTCCAAAAAATGCTTGTTAACATGATAGGCTCGCTCCCCCATCAAGCTCTCAATTTTAGCGTCCAAAGCATCAGCTCTTAAAAATCCCCCTATAATAAGGACTAAAAAAAAGTATCTGTAGCTCATTGTTGAAGCTTTTTATATTGAGACTCATTAATCAATTCTAGACCTTTAGCTGGTTCATATAAAAATCGTTTGGTTTTATTATCGCTAAAAGTTTGCAATTCCCCACGACTTTTAAGGGCAAGATTTCCATGTCCAAAATGCAATAACAAGCGGTGCTTATTTGTCGCTAGAGAGTAATTTTCTTTTAAAATCTTTTGAAAAGAGTTTTTCTTTTCATCTAAATCAATCACTTCTACCCAAACATCTTGCTTGGGCATGATATAGATAGCTTCAAGCTCTTCTTCTTTGTCAAGCTTTGTGCTTTTGTCCTGCTGTGGCTCTAATGTGGCTTCTTCTGACAAATTTGAATCTGATGAACTCTTAGGGTTAGCTATAGGGCTTTTTTCTAATTCTTTATGGCTCTCTTCTTTTAGAGAAGGGTCATTAGAAAGGCTGTTTTGAGCAACAAAAATAATCAAAATCAATACAAGGATAATGCCTATTAAAACAAATACTTTCCATTTTGAAGACTTTTTAGACAAAGAAATATTTGCTTGGTTGATGCTGTAATCTAATTCAATCTTATGCTTATGAGTTGCTTTCTCTTCAAGACTTGCTTCTTGATTTTTAGTAAGATTTTCCCCTACGCCTTCTTTAAAAATACACACCTT is a window encoding:
- a CDS encoding formate dehydrogenase subunit alpha, with protein sequence MEQKPLSRRSFLKMGAIGAGASVSLAFGENQVKKTDKIIDPNAGVKRVKTICSICSAGCGIIAEVKDGVWIRQDVAQDHPISAGSHCCKGVDQIDLVKSKMRLKYPLKKENGEWKRISYEQAINEISEKMLKMRQEHGPDSMMFLGSAKMNSQQAYYWRKFAAFYGTNNIDHVARIUHSTTVAGVANTWGYGAMTNHFGDIVGHSKAILMVGLNSAVSNPIGFKHILQAKDRNNAKLIVIDPVFTKSAAKADIFVRIRSGTDIAFVYGMLHLIFKNGWEDKETIRTRAYGIDEIKKEAMHYTPEVVEDITGVKKELLYQVTELFAKTKPATLLWALGITQHSVGSSNTRILSILQLILGNMGKKGGGCNIVRGHDNVQGSTDMCCVADSLPAYYGLGEASWKYFAKCWGVSYEYLQKRFFSPEWMHKKGFSLSMWYEGVLQETKTYSSAPIKGLWVQGNGVTSLAHNTDMARAIEKLDLMVIAEPFLNEAAILSDKKDNIYVLPIATQFENEGIVVATNRAAQWRSQVVKPLYECKQDHELMFLMAKKFGFYEEFTKALMCDFDSNGELVKTRDAFDFATDACKEMARTLKVIGLGGWTPERLKAQQENWHMFDYISLEGKGAMKGQFYGLPWPAWTPKHSGTPILYDVSVPTSAGGMGFRNRFGLEHNRHDLLADKSVSVKGSHIKGGYPELTKANIEKVLGIKLNEHEKKIMGDNWKVDTSGLIQKYADEKGVCVYGNARARMIVWDFNDQIPKHREPLHSPRPDLVKKYPTFKDQTNNFRVDVRYISEQEKQVWAKDFPIIIASMRLVNLSGAGMLERTSKYLSHITPEMFCHIHPDLALNHGIKDGDMMWVHSPQGTKIKVKAIHSYSVTADRICMPYSFAGILQGVDLSHRYPKGTKPYTIGESSNTITNYGFDPVTQIPEFNAGLCRIEKA
- the fdh3B gene encoding formate dehydrogenase FDH3 subunit beta; the protein is MANLVYKDAPKTEPIPNRMKFYCDDNRCISCYACSVACSHSNELEVGLNRRKVVTLYEGIEGKEKSISIACQHCTDAPCAQVCPVDCFYIREDGIVLHNKETCIGCGYCLYACPFGAPQFPRDGAFSVRGVMDKCTMCAGGPAETNSEKEMKLYGVNRIANGQVPMCAATCATNALLVGDANSVAEVYRRRVMSKYANAQDFKTKLKHQLEDASSSKRP
- a CDS encoding formate dehydrogenase subunit gamma, whose protein sequence is MKKIKSALLFLGGLCPFLSATPLDTERVLGILNYGQTHTKQLGAIWTLLQGQYFIWLYVAVFFGVILGFVAHYLAIGAKTFNHSATKITFFNLFNRIIHWVSAVGFILLVPTGLIMIWGDFFGGGAFVRACRILHSIGCVIFTIAVLPMFLMWVKDMFFKVADLQWLLIMGGYLSKEKREVPAYKFNAGQKMWFWVATLGGLVMIVSGAILYFNNLNLNFLASSLGVYQISLLRLVALIHNLLGLVVVGLFITHLYMSIFAIKGSLHSMINGKKEVEEVKILHSLYYKERVQK